The Vicingus serpentipes genome includes the window GGGTGATGTGTAAATGAACCAATAGCAACGTAATCATCCATATTTAATCCTAAACTTTCGGCATAAGATTTAGGGGTATACTTTTTACCATTAAATTCAAATTCTTCAGGAATCTTACCTAAATAAGCGTCTAATATTCCTTCAATGGCAGTTTGCCATGATGTAGTTAATTTTCTTTGAGGATTCTTTACAATTTGATCAACTGTTGCTTTAAGGATTGCATCCATTTCAGCATGGTTATGTTTGTCTTCACCATAGTTTAATCCTTTATAAATTTCTTCTGGTACAATTCCATATTTTTTAATAATGTGTGGAATATCATGAAATGCTCCACCTGCAGCGAAATTAAAATTACCATGCATTCTTACATAAGTAATTGCTTTTTCTAAGTATGCGTTTCTTGCAATAAACATTTCAGAAAGTGAAACAGGTTTTTTTCCTGTTCTAATTAATTCTGACTCTAAAAATGATAATGATGAAAATGACCAACAAGTACCAGTTCTACCTTGACTTTGAACATCAAGTGATTCAATATCTTTTAAAACGGTAAAATAATAATGACCATCTTCTTTATTTTTAATGGTATCGTTTTGAATTTTATCTTCCGGTAAGGTGTGGTTTCCTTTGTCTTTATTTACTTGAGCTTGAAAAGTTCCAATAAATAAAAATGAAGCAAGTGTGAGTGTAATTATTTTCATATGAATAAATTAATTATAGTGATTTCTTCCAGCATCTTTTTCTTTTGTGCTGAATGTTTTCATAGTTTTTCCAGTTTTGAATTACTTTTTGATTTGTTTCAAAAATACCAGTTGTTTCCATTTCTGTTACACCGTATTTTTCCATTACTTCATGTAACTCATAAAATAAAACTGCTGTTACGCCTTTTGCTTGGTATTTAGGTAAAATACCTGTAAGCATTAAGTCTATTACTTTAGGTTTTTTTAATGCTTTATTTAAATGATACCATCCAAAAGGGAATAAGCTTCCATTTGCTTTTTGTAAACCTTCAGAAAGGCTAGGTAAACCAATGATAAAAGCGATTAAATTATCCTCTTCATCAAATACTAATTTAACGAATTCAGGATTAAGTAGCATTAAATATCTTTTTACATAGTAGTCAATCATTTCTTTGTCTAATTGAACAACACTATGTAAATCTTTGAAAGCTTCGTTTAAAATTTCAAATAATTGAACTGCGTATTCTTGTAATTCAGAATTCTTTGTAAAACTTTTAACAGTAAGATTGCTTCTTTTCTTTACAATTTCAGCACCTCTTTTTGCTTTTTCAGGCATCCCTTCTAAAAACAAACGAAATTCTATCCAGTCAATTTCTTTTTCGTAACCTAATCTTACTAAATGTTCTTGGTAATAGGGTAGGTGATATTCAGAAGCGGCAGAAGGTAAATGATCAAATCCTTCAACTAACATTCCTTGATGATCAAGGTTTGTGAATCCTAAAGGACCTTGAACTTCGGTCATTCCTTGGTCTTTTAGCCATTTTTCAGCTGTAGTAAATAATTTATCTACGACTTCTTTATCATTAATAAATTCAGCTCTAGAAAACCGACCAACCTTTGTGTTCGTTTTTTCGTTGTATTTATCATTGATTATCCCTCCAATTCTTCCAACGCATTTACCATCTTTATAGGCATTCCAAAATTTTGCGTTACAAAATCTAAAAGCTGGATTATGCTCTGCTTTTAAAGCTTTTATTTCGTCTTTTTTAATAGGAGGTACCCAAAACTTGTTGTTTTTGTAAATTGTAAACTGAACATTTACAAAGTCTTTGTAATCTTTTTCAGTTTTAACTTCTCTAACTTCAATCGCCATTATAATAAAAAATATAGAATCAAATTTAGGGCTTTATTTTTCAACTTTAGTTAAAGATGAATTTAAAACCAATTCATGAATTAGCGTTTCTAATTCTTTTAGTTCTTTTGGGCCACCAACTCTATCGAGTATAGATTTTGTTTTACCATCCATATTCACATCAATAATACATGATGGAAAATCAGTAACATTACTGTCGTATTTATCATCTAATTCAAAAAAGTTAATTGAATTAATTTTTTCTTTAATGCTATTAATATCTTCTTGGCTAATTGTTCCGTTGTGTTCTCCAATATAATCTACAAAAGATTTTCCATTAAAAACAACATTTCCATTATCATAAATATCAACCATGTAAGCTGGACATTTTCCATAGCATGGAGTTCTTTTCATTGATACAAACGGATTATCAATTTTATCTTCGGTAATCACTTTTGTTTTTTCAGTTTGTTTGCAAGCAAATAAATTAATTGCTAGGGTAAGAATAAGTAATAGTCTCATAATCTTTATTTTTTCTTTTTTCTTTCTTGCAATTGTTGTGCCTCTTTCATTTTTGCTTCAAGTTTAGCTGCAAAACCTGATTTCTTTTTAGGTTTTACTTTGTTAGATTGAAGTTTTGCTAATATTTTATCTTCATCAACGATCCATTTTCGAATAACCCATTGTTGAAGAATAGTAATAATATTTGCTATTAAGTAATAAAAACTTAAACCTGCGGCATAACTATTAAAGAAAAATAGCATCATTATTGGCATTAAATAAGTCATCATTTTCATTTGACCTGCCATTGGGCCTTCCATAGCTCCAGCTGTCATCTGACTATTAGCCTTAGTATAGAATATCATAGATATTGCCATTAATAAAGTAAATAAACTTACATGGTCTCCATACATTGGAATGCTAAAAGGTAATTCATAAATAGAATCATATGTAGATAAATCTTCTGCCCATAAAAAGCTTTTTTGACGCATATCAAAAGTAGCAGGGAAAAATCGGAATAATGCAAAAAGAATAGGCATTTGAATTAACATTGGAATACATCCTGCTAATGGATTAACGCCTGTTTGCCTGTATAAACTCATTGTAGCTTGTTGAAGCTTCATTTTGTCTGTTATCTTCTCCTTTAGTGCGTCAATTTCAGGTTTTAACACCCTCATTTTTGCACTACTTAAATAAGTTTTCCATGTAATAGGAAAAAGAAGAAGTTTAATTGTAAAAGTCAATAAAAGTATCACCAATCCAATTTGTAATCCAAATGAATTAAAGAACAAGAATACGTTACGTATTATGTATTTATTAACTTGTTTAATTACTGGCCAACCAAAATCTATAGAATTTTCAATTCCATAACCAACATCTTCTAAAATCTCATATTTATTTGGTCCAAAATAAAATTGCATGGCAAAACTTTCTTGAGAACCACCATTGAAAGGAATAGTTAAGTCTGTCCCCATGCCTTGAACATAATTTTCAGATTGACCTTCTTCGATTTCTATTGTTTTAATTTTTGCATCAGTTTTTAAGAACGGAGTTTCAGTTGCAATTAATGTAGTGTTAAAGTATTGTTGTTTAAACATTATCCAATCTACAGTAGCATCTAAATTTTGCTCTTCATATTTCATTGGATTGATGTAATCCATATCACTATTATTATACTGGAAATAAATAGTACTTATGTTTTTTTGATTTGCAATAGTCTTTTCTTGACTTGGTGTAAACATACTCCAATTCAAAAATAGATTAGAGTGAGGGGATAATATTTTATCAAATCCAACAGTATTTACATTAAAATCAACAACATAAGAATTACCTTTTAAAGTGTATAAGTATTCAATATATTGGTTTTTTGAATTTCCATATAATTTAAATGATATACTTTTTTCATCAGTACCACTAATGTTAAACTCAGTTTCAGCTGTTTCAAAATAAAGGTCTTCAGTGTTTATTTGGCGAATACTGTTTCCTCCAGTTATTCCTGGGATAGTTAATTCAATATTAAAACGAGACGAATCTTCATTAAACAACATTAATGGTAGAGAATCGTAAGTATGAAAATCTTTTAGTTCTACAGAACTAACACGTCCACCTTTATTAGCTATAGTAACTTTTATTTTTTCATTCTCAAATGTAAAGTTTTTACTTTCTCCCTTTAATGAGTTTGTAAAAGGACCATATTGAGTAAGTAAGGCAATTTCATGTAAGGAGTCTTTTTCTACAAATTGATTATCAACAGAAAGAATTTCTTCAGATTGTTCTGCCGGAACTACAGCATTTTCAGTTGTATTTTCTTTTTCAACTTGTTCAGTTTGTTTCTTTTTAGCTAACTCTTTTGCTTTAAGTTCTTCTTCAGTTGGACTTGTTATATAGCTAAATATTAATAGTATAGCGCTAATTAGAACTAGTCCAATTATCGAATTTTTATCTAATCCTTTTTTACTCATTTAGTTTATTTGTGTTTTTAAATTACCTTCTTTTTTTGTTGATTTTTCAGCTAAAGTAGTAGCCTTTACAAAATCAATAAATAGAGGATGTGGTTCAGTAACCGTACTTTTATATTCAGGATGGAATTGAACACCAACAAACCAAGGGTGTGAAGGTATTTCAACTATTTCAACTAAATTATTTTCAGGATTTATACCTGTAGCTTTCATTCCTTCTTTTTCGTATTCGTTTAAATATTTATTATTAAACTCATAACGGTGTCTATGTCGTTCAGAAATATTTTTGTTTTTATAAGCTTCAAAAGCTTTTGATGATTCTTTAATTTCACATGGATAAGCTCCAAGTCTCATTGTTCCACCTTTTTTAGTAATAGAACGCTGCTCTTCCATTAAGTAAATTACAGGGTAGGGAGTGTCTGGATACATTTCAGTAGAATGAGCATCAGTTAAGCCTAGAACATTTCTACCAAATTCAATAACAGCACATTGCATTCCTAAACAAATTCCTAAAAATGGTATTTTATTTTCTCGAGCATATTTAATTGTAGCTATTTTACCTTCAATACCTCTTTCTCCAAAACCTGGTGCGACTAAAACACCATCTAGTTTACCTAATAAAGATTTCGCATTTTTGTCATTAACATCTTCAGAGTGTATCCAAACAAGATTAACATTGATTTGGTTTACTGTTCCAGCATGTATAATTGATTCTGTTATTGATTTGTAAGAGTCTTTTAACTCAATATATTTTCCAACAATACCAATATTTACTTCAGTCTTAGGGTTTTTAAGTTTAAATAAGAACTGTTTCCAAGCAATAAGTTCAGGTTCTTCGTTGTATTCTAATCCTAATTTATCTAAAACAACTTTATCTAATTCTTCTTCTAACATTAAAAGAGGAACATCGTAAATAGTTTCTGCATCTATTGCTTCAATTACAGCTTTTGGAGCTATATTACAGAACAAAGCTACTTTCTCTTTAACATCGCTAGGTAGTTTATGTTCAGTTCTCAATGCTAAAATATCTGGTTGTACGCCTGATTCTAGCAATGATTTTACAGAGTGTTGAGTTGGTTTAGTTTTTAACTCACCAGAGGTAGCCAAGAAAGGCACTAATGTTAAATGTAAAACGATACAGTCAAAATCTGGTTCCCATTTTAATTGACGTACAGCCTCTATGTATGGTAATGACTCAATATCACCAACAGTTCCACCAATCTCAGTAATTACGATGTCGTATTTACCAGTTTCACCTAAAAGTTTAATTCTTCTTTTAATTTCATCTGTAATGTGAGGTATAACTTGAACTGTTTTACCTAAATATGCTCCTTCTCGCTCTTTGTTAATTACATATTGATAAATTCTACCAGTTGTAACATTATTTGCTTGAGATGTTGGTACATTTAAGAAACGCTCATAATGCCCTAAATCTAAATCAGTTTCAGCTCCATCATCGGTTACAAAACATTCTCCATGCTCATAAGGGTTAAGAGTTCCAGGGTCAACATTAATGTATGGGTCTAATTTTTGAATCGTTACAGAGTAACCTCTAGCTTGTAAAAGTTTTGCTAATGAAGCTCCAATTATTCCCTTTCCTAATGATGATGTTACTCCTCCTGTTACAAATATATACTTTGTAGATGCTGACATAAGTTTCTTTTATACTGAAAAATAAAGGTGCAAAGGTATAAATATTAGTAGTTCTGATAAGTATAAAAATGGTTTTTTTTAGAAAGATTTAAACATTGAAATTGTTA containing:
- a CDS encoding C1 family peptidase → MKIITLTLASFLFIGTFQAQVNKDKGNHTLPEDKIQNDTIKNKEDGHYYFTVLKDIESLDVQSQGRTGTCWSFSSLSFLESELIRTGKKPVSLSEMFIARNAYLEKAITYVRMHGNFNFAAGGAFHDIPHIIKKYGIVPEEIYKGLNYGEDKHNHAEMDAILKATVDQIVKNPQRKLTTSWQTAIEGILDAYLGKIPEEFEFNGKKYTPKSYAESLGLNMDDYVAIGSFTHHPFYETFVLEVPDNWGFGTIYNVPMDEMEQIMNDAIMNGYSIAWGSDVSEKGFSFSNGLAIVPEDEATIQVKGKDNKHFSDAGADKVSNAFDEPVEEKKITQEMRQEAFDNYQTQDDHGMHITGIVYDQKGNKYYIVKNSWGKENYSDGYFYASAAYVKYKTIDFMIHKDALSKDLKNKLNIK
- a CDS encoding DUF6438 domain-containing protein, coding for MRLLLILTLAINLFACKQTEKTKVITEDKIDNPFVSMKRTPCYGKCPAYMVDIYDNGNVVFNGKSFVDYIGEHNGTISQEDINSIKEKINSINFFELDDKYDSNVTDFPSCIIDVNMDGKTKSILDRVGGPKELKELETLIHELVLNSSLTKVEK
- the yidC gene encoding membrane protein insertase YidC gives rise to the protein MSKKGLDKNSIIGLVLISAILLIFSYITSPTEEELKAKELAKKKQTEQVEKENTTENAVVPAEQSEEILSVDNQFVEKDSLHEIALLTQYGPFTNSLKGESKNFTFENEKIKVTIANKGGRVSSVELKDFHTYDSLPLMLFNEDSSRFNIELTIPGITGGNSIRQINTEDLYFETAETEFNISGTDEKSISFKLYGNSKNQYIEYLYTLKGNSYVVDFNVNTVGFDKILSPHSNLFLNWSMFTPSQEKTIANQKNISTIYFQYNNSDMDYINPMKYEEQNLDATVDWIMFKQQYFNTTLIATETPFLKTDAKIKTIEIEEGQSENYVQGMGTDLTIPFNGGSQESFAMQFYFGPNKYEILEDVGYGIENSIDFGWPVIKQVNKYIIRNVFLFFNSFGLQIGLVILLLTFTIKLLLFPITWKTYLSSAKMRVLKPEIDALKEKITDKMKLQQATMSLYRQTGVNPLAGCIPMLIQMPILFALFRFFPATFDMRQKSFLWAEDLSTYDSIYELPFSIPMYGDHVSLFTLLMAISMIFYTKANSQMTAGAMEGPMAGQMKMMTYLMPIMMLFFFNSYAAGLSFYYLIANIITILQQWVIRKWIVDEDKILAKLQSNKVKPKKKSGFAAKLEAKMKEAQQLQERKKKK
- a CDS encoding CTP synthase encodes the protein MSASTKYIFVTGGVTSSLGKGIIGASLAKLLQARGYSVTIQKLDPYINVDPGTLNPYEHGECFVTDDGAETDLDLGHYERFLNVPTSQANNVTTGRIYQYVINKEREGAYLGKTVQVIPHITDEIKRRIKLLGETGKYDIVITEIGGTVGDIESLPYIEAVRQLKWEPDFDCIVLHLTLVPFLATSGELKTKPTQHSVKSLLESGVQPDILALRTEHKLPSDVKEKVALFCNIAPKAVIEAIDAETIYDVPLLMLEEELDKVVLDKLGLEYNEEPELIAWKQFLFKLKNPKTEVNIGIVGKYIELKDSYKSITESIIHAGTVNQINVNLVWIHSEDVNDKNAKSLLGKLDGVLVAPGFGERGIEGKIATIKYARENKIPFLGICLGMQCAVIEFGRNVLGLTDAHSTEMYPDTPYPVIYLMEEQRSITKKGGTMRLGAYPCEIKESSKAFEAYKNKNISERHRHRYEFNNKYLNEYEKEGMKATGINPENNLVEIVEIPSHPWFVGVQFHPEYKSTVTEPHPLFIDFVKATTLAEKSTKKEGNLKTQIN